Proteins co-encoded in one Papaver somniferum cultivar HN1 chromosome 5, ASM357369v1, whole genome shotgun sequence genomic window:
- the LOC113280745 gene encoding putative disease resistance protein RGA3: MPIIEGILVNGVTEILKKLIPFIIQNICVAKGFKTELKNLQVTLEVVLTVIEDAETKQIDDIWLQRHKDVAYEAEDILDDFSYEVRRRQHEAVRERDKVHRNFFGN; the protein is encoded by the exons ATGCCGATAATTGAAGGAATTCTTGTTAACGGTGTAACTGAAATTTTGAAGAAGTTGATTCCTTTTAtaattcaaaatatttgtgttGCAAAGGGTTTTAAAACTGAGCTGAAAAATCTTCAGGTTACTTTGGAAGTAGTACTAACTGTGATCGAGGATGCTGAGACGAAACAAATTGATGATATTTGGTTGCAAAGGCATAAAGATGTTGCTTATGAAGCTGAAGACATACTTGATGATTTCTCATATGAAGTCAGGCGAAGGCAGCATGAGGCAGTACGCGAAAGAGACAAG GTACATCGGAActttttcggaaattaa